A genomic segment from Juglans regia cultivar Chandler chromosome 14, Walnut 2.0, whole genome shotgun sequence encodes:
- the LOC109014034 gene encoding calcium load-activated calcium channel-like: MASPQIYSSFKYSDSHTAVAISFCTAIVCDTISWLLIYRINSFNSRSSIDKATKKREMMKTESSAKIAKKSKIKKIERVENSLKESSRDLYLFKFKSGAVIALVLFVVFGLLNSLFLGFSPSRGTIYLHNIFNQ, encoded by the coding sequence ATGGCCTCTCCTCAGATCTACTCCTCTTTCAAGTACTCCGACAGCCACACCGCCGTGGCCATTTCGTTCTGCACTGCCATAGTCTGCGACACTATCTCCTGGCTCCTCATCTATCGCATCAACTCCTTCAACTCGAGGTCCTCAATTGACAAGGCTACCAAGAAGCGGGAGATGATGAAAACCGAATCCTCCGCCAAGATCGCCAAGAAATCTAAGATCAAAAAGATTGAACGTGTCGAGAACAGCCTTAAGGAGTCGAGCCGCGACCTCTACCTCTTCAAGTTCAAGTCCGGCGCCGTCATCGCCCTTGTCCTCTTCGTCGTCTTCGGTCTTCTTAACTCACTCTTCTTAGGGTTTTCACCATCACGCGGCACCatctatctccataatattttcaaccaataa